A genomic region of Xiphophorus couchianus chromosome 18, X_couchianus-1.0, whole genome shotgun sequence contains the following coding sequences:
- the LOC114161423 gene encoding uncharacterized protein LOC114161423: MSESSSGVNTLSGSFPKSHSSQYSELGVTRTPLSVDHSPDSGLVSTPLPSSRFQFVPWHRLEQCEVTGDQLTCPRVREGPTEEEFHFREGRNFCLERGRRKRREEEGKSWEERLQENWENCLELNLSYQNLGDPYQRENFFRILRRLIRVEILQLIDNSLTDLSSLRLPRCKMLNLHRNHLVCLRQLPKLPAVEHLCLSENAISSLRGLGALGSSPLRSLNLTRNPVTFSRDYRAHVFSCLPNLEVLDGIPKLPGDSLPLRVKGPESSRMCIIL, translated from the exons ATGTCAGAAAG TTCTTCTGGTGTGAATACGCTCAGTGGAAGTTTTCCTAAATCCCACTCATCCCAGTACTCAGAGCTCGGAGTTACACGTACACCTCTCTCAGTGGACCACAGTCCTGATTCTGGACTGGTATCTACACCT CTTCCGTCAAGCCGCTTCCAGTTTGTGCCGTGGCACCGCCTGGAGCAGTGTGAGGTCACCGGCGACCAGCTGACCTGCCCCCGGGTTAGAGAAG GACCAACAGAGGAGGAGTTTCATTTCAGAGAAGGAAGAAATTTCTGTTTGGaaagagggaggaggaagaggagagaggaggaagggaAGAGCTGGGAGGAGAGACTGCAAGAAAATTGGGAAAACTGTCTG GAGCTAAATCTGTCCTACCAAAACCTGGGTGATCCCTACCAGAGGGAGAACTTTTTCCGCATCCTCCGACGGTTGATCCGCGTGGAGATACTACAGCTGATCGACAACTCACTCACCGACCTGAGTTCTCTACGTTTGCCAAG GTGCAAAATGCTAAACCTGCATCGCAACCACCTGGTGTGTCTGCGTCAGCTGCCAAAGCTCCCAGCAGTGGAGCACCTCTGTTTGTCGGAGAACGCCATCAGCTCCCTGCGGGGACTGGGGGCTCTGGGGAGCAGCCCACTGCGCTCCCTTAACCTGACCCGCAACCCAGTGACCTTCAGTCGGGACTACCGTGCACA TGTTTTCTCCTGTTTGCCAAACCTGGAGGTCTTGGACGGCATTCCCAAGCTCCCAGGAGACTCGCTGCCCCTCCGGGTGAAGGGACCGGAATCCAGCAGGATGTGTATCATTTTATGA
- the serpini1 gene encoding neuroserpin: MSVLEVSTPLFLFLLSILLPGYGCWAADVPEDTTSEFSVRLYHQLQAAGGQENIIFSPLSVSVALGMVELGARGASLEEIREAVGFSHLLPGVEFSLLQNLTEALSDDDAHYVIRFANSLFLQEGISFNPDFLQLMKKYFQAEVETVDFSESPVVAEQINNWVENHTESKIRSLLSADDFSSITRLTLVNAVYFRGSWKNQFRPENTRTFSFSRDDGSEVQTLMMYQQGDFYYGEFSDGSQEAGGVYQVLEMPYEGEDMSMMIILPRQEVPLASLEPIIKAPLLEEWANNVKRQKVEVYLPRFKVEQKIDLRTTLQELGITKIFTDDADLSAMSDGKDLYIGKAVQKAYLEVTEEGSEGAVGSGMIALTRTLVLNQQVMADHPFFFVIRNRRTGSILFMGRVMTPEVVEPFDHDFDSI; the protein is encoded by the exons ATGTCAGTTCTGGAGGTTTCGACTCcgctcttcctcttcctgctctcCATCCTGTTGCCGGGCTACGGTTGCTGGGCGGCGGACGTTCCAGAGGACACCACATCGGAGTTTTCGGTCAGACTGTACCACCAGCTGCAGGCTGCAGGGGGTCAGGAAAACATCATTTTTTCTCCACTGAGTGTGTCTGTTGCCCTCGGTATGGTGGAGCTGGGAGCCCGGGGGGCTTCACTGGAGGAGATACGAGAGGCTGTGGGATTCAGTCACTTACTGCCTG GTGTGGAGTTCTCCTTGCTCCAGAACTTGACAGAGGCGCTCTCCGATGATGACGCCCACTACGTGATCCGGTTTGCAAACAGCCTCTTCCTGCAGGAAGGTATCAGCTTTAACCCAGACTTTCTACAGCTGATGAAGAAATACTTTCAGGCTGAAGTGGAAACTGTGGATTTCAGCGAATCTCCGGTGGTCGCCGAACAGATCAACAACTGGGTGGAGAATCATACAGAGA GTAAGATTCGTTCACTGCTGTCAGCCGATGATTTCAGTAGCATCACCCGTCTCACTCTGGTGAACGCCGTCTATTTCCGAGGATCCTGGAAAAATCAGTTCAGACCAGAGAACACCAGAACCTTTTCCTTCAGCAGAGATGATGGCTCGGAGGTCCAGACCCTGATGATGTACCAGCAGGGAGACTTTTACTACG GTGAATTCAGTGATGGCTCCCAGGAGGCTGGCGGTGTGTACCAAGTCCTGGAGATGCCCTATGAGGGAGAGGACATGTCCATGATGATCATACTGCCCCGGCAGGAGGTTCCTCTGGCTTCCCTGGAGCCCATCATTAAAGCACCACTGCTGGAGGAATGGGCAAATAATGTTAAACGACAGAAGGTGGAGGTGTACCTGCCTAG GTTTAAGGTGGAGCAGAAGATTGATCTGAGAACCACGCTGCAGGAGCTGGGAATTACCAAAATCTTCACCGATGATGCTGATCTCTCTGCCATGTCAG ATGGTAAGGACCTGTACATTGGAAAGGCAGTGCAAAAGGCTTACCTGGAGGTGACGGAGGAAGGTTCAGAAGGAGCTGTTGGATCTG GAATGATTGCCTTGACCAGGACTCTGGTGCTGAACCAGCAGGTCATGGCGGATCATCCATTCTTCTTTGTCatcagaaacagaagaacag GCTCCATTCTGTTCATGGGCAGAGTCATGACTCCCGAAGTCGTCGAGCCCTTCGACCACGACTTTGACTCCATTTAG